A genomic region of Cannabis sativa cultivar Pink pepper isolate KNU-18-1 chromosome 1, ASM2916894v1, whole genome shotgun sequence contains the following coding sequences:
- the LOC115703969 gene encoding uncharacterized protein LOC115703969: MVRTRGSMSPSPEVSGSKKKVEKAEEVSKNMVGSGSKVVESDKEKKNKNLSISKSSGVSEATSDDRRSKKLKSVVEDEDDFDSECDEAPIVLPKKLKVWDFYLKPEDRFCGKIIYWFDVGVIAEIKGRLNAKQLTMFQESCFGHFLDLEECNMQSQVIHTALCREVHQANVKEIWFDFGNSRTRFGLGEFAIISGLLCKGDSSMEKYIGRGDTFVDKYFSDMTVNYAAIKQRFLNSIFKDDVFAFRMAVLYFVTNFLLSKPGRKKVSSGLLHLIGSGEFNSFPWGKVAYDTTLYSLRTVLKEINKKKVVDETKGTVASNAKGKNIKGKEKDYNSKTYKLCGFPFAFQVWLYEVIPLFKKQGLCTYDASPDYRMCRWSSVGNPFSGEVEKKIYMSTKFSVTRMFPSAEENQKLDIAGFEFSYGSESDDDFEDVRQPRVDVDKTGSSGVEKKATISLAVLDELKDSVLGLVVRQVGLECVLKEFRKEVDEKFALLEENLKGYIDRKVGEDLTFYFDTKFSELKDLIKDSIANVVPQSNEDEDEDDGGGGGVDSPRNLDDISDDVEPTVKGDGEDAGEDVADVKDGEDCVGGDGDVYKEIKNISEMSVKEVDSQDFAGLCSLEKDMPNFDILGSLLGQNETVAMVEDEVLGSDGGNVGGVEGVAEKVSAGTDDGFSESVMAVINQKVDDVCHAYEVKKIMDKIKVCESPKSKRAHKPSVVLQSPYRNDFGSSGSNEKMKKKNVKGQYAFNSGLFDPPHELQ; this comes from the exons ATGGTGCGTACTAGGGGTTCAATGTCTCCATCACCGGAGGTGTCTGGTTCGAAGAAGAAGGTTGAAAAAGCAGAGGAGGTTTCGAAAAACATGGTTGGTTCTGGTTCGAAGGTTGTTGAGTCTGATAAGGAGAAGAAGAACAAGAATCTCTCCATTTCGAAGAGCAGTGGTGTTTCTGAAGCTACCTCTGACGATCGGCGCTCTAAGAAATTGAAGAGTGTTGTTGAAGATGAGGATGATTTTGATTCAGAATGTGATGAAGCACCTATTGTGTTGCCAAAAAAATTGAAG GTTTGGGATTTTTACTTGAAACCAGAGGATAGATTTTGTGGAAAAATCATATACTGGTTTGATGTGGGTGTTATTGCAGAAATCAAGGGTAGATTGAATGCTAAGCAACTTACTATGTTTCAAGAATCCTGTTTTGGGCATTTTTTAGATCTTGAGGAGTGCAACATGCAATCTCAGGTTATACACACTGCTTTGTGTAGGGAGGTTCATCAGGCAAATGTCAAGGAAATTTGGTTTGATTTTGGTAATTCTAGGACTCGTTTTGGGTTAGGTGAATTTGCTATTATTAGTGGATTGTTGTGTAAGGGTGACAGTAGTATGGAAAAATATATAGGAAGGGGAGATACTTTTGTGGACAAGTATTTTAGTGACATGACTGTTAACTATGCTGCCATTAAACAACGATTCTTGAATAGTATCTTCAAAGATGATGTGTTTGCTTTTAGAATGGCTGTGCTTTATTTTGTTACGAATTTCTTGCTTAGTAAGCCTGGTCGCAAGAAAGTAAGTAGTGGGTTACTTCATTTAATTGGTTCTGGTGAGTTTAACAGTTTTCCATGGGGTAAGGTTGCGTATGATACTACTTTGTATAGCTTGAGGACTGTTTTGAAGGAAATAAACAAGAAGAAAGTTGTTGATGAGACGAAGGGTACAGTTGCTTCGAATGCAAAAGGGAAGAACATTAAGGGTAAAGAAAAGGATTACAATAGTAAGACGTACAAGTTGTGTGGTTTCCCTTTTGCGTTTCAGGTTTGGCTCTATGAGGTTATTCCTCTTTTTAAGAAGCAAGGTTTATGTACATATGATGCTTCTCCAGATTATAGGATGTGTAGGTGGAGTAGTGTGGGCAATCCTTTCTCAGGTGAAGTGgagaagaaaatatatatgtcaACTAAG TTTTCTGTTACCCGCATGTTTCCTTCAgctgaggaaaatcaaaagttagaTATTGCTGGGTTTGAGTTTTCTTATGGGTCAGAATCTGATGATGATTTTGAGGATGTGAGACAGCCAAGAGTAGATGTTGACAAGACTGGTAGCTCTGGAGTTGAGAAAAAAGCTACTATAAGTCTTGCTGTGTTGGATGAGCTTAAAGATTCGGTGTTGGGGCTTGTAGTTAGGCAAGTTGGATTGGAGTGTGTTTTGAAAGAATTTCGTAAGGAAGTTGATGAAAAATTTGCATTACTTGAGGAAAATTTGAAGGGTTACATTGATCGTAAAGTTGGAGAGgatttaactttttattttgataCGAAGTTTTCAGAATTGAAAGATTTGATTAAAGATAGTATTGCGAATGTTGTACCACAG AGTAATGAGGATGAAGATGAGGATgacggtggtggtggtggcgtTGATAGTCCCCGTAACCTAGATGACATTAGTGATGATGTTGAG cCTACTGTTAAGGGGGATGGTGAAGATGCTGGTGAAGATGTTGCTGATGTGAAGGATGGTGAAGATTGTGTTGGTGGTGACGGTGATGTTTATAAG gaaattaaaaatatttccgAGATGTCTGTGAAAGAAGTTGATAGTCAAGATTTTGCTGGTTTATGTTCTTTGGAAAAG GATATGCCAAATTTTGACATATTGGGTTCGTTATTAGGACAAAATGAGACTGTTGCAATGGTAGAGGATGAAGTTTTGGGTTCTGATGGTGGTAATGTAGGTGGAGTTGAGGGAGTTGCTGAGAAAGTTAGTGCGGGTACCGATGATGGTTTTTCAGAATCTGTGATGGCTGTTATAAATCAGAAAGTGGATGATGTGTGTCATGCATATGAAGTGAAGAAGATTATG GACAAGATTAAGGTTTGTGAATCTCCCAAATCAAAGAGGGCTCATAAGCCTAGCGTGGTTTTACAGAGTCCTTACAGAAATGATTTTGGGTCTTCTGGTAGTAATGaaaagatgaagaaaaagaatGTTAAAGGTCAATATGCGTTTAATTCTGGGTTGTTTGATCCTCCGCACGAACTTCAATAG
- the LOC133035206 gene encoding uncharacterized protein LOC133035206: MEKQIFKVRKLVEDHTCSIERIHDDHPQATSNIIADCIKRKISNPKRNYRPNEIVDDVAEDYSVSISYQKAWRAKEKASEKVIGCPHDSYNEIPGILHMIKKCNPGTITDLVQHDNGHFKYLFFALGVSIEGWKHCTPLIVVDATFLKNAYGGTLIIASAQDADRHIFPLAFSVVDSENDASWQYFMEKLKESYGEREDQCIISDRHESIAKAMKSVFPNLMHGVCCFHLFQNIKTRFRKGGDDLRDAFYCAAKAYNQTDFDDSMRDLDNIDSRIRPYLTNEVGLEKWTRLYSPNKRYSTLTSNIAESVNSALKEIRELPIGTLLECLRCLVQKWSWENKNRALSTFTTLAKVPEKILKDKLERSKKLKVQTSNLVIYTVKELQNSYIVDIQNRTCTCQRFQYDEMPCSHAMAVISKRHMKCYEYCSYYYTKEAFLATYEGSVLPIGDPKTWDLPDNIKQLQVLPPIYKRPAGRPKKQRYKTALDKATQNKCARCLQKGHNRRTCKNDAVEPKRKRKRDIE; this comes from the exons ATGGAAAAACAAATCTTCAAAGTCAGAAAACTTGTGGAAGATCATACATGCTCAATAGAACGCATCCATGACGATCACCCCCAAGCAACAAGTAACATAATAGCTGACTGcatcaaaagaaaaattagtaATCCAAAAAGAAACTACAGGCCAAATGAGATTGTTGATGATGTAGCAGAAGACTATAGTGTCTCAATTTCTTACCAAAAAGCTTGGAGAGCAAAAgagaaggcttcagaaaaagtaATAGGCTGCCCACATGATTCATACAATGAAATTCCAGGGATTCTGCACATGATAAAAAAATGCAATCCAG GAACAATAACAGACTTAGTCCAACATGACAATGGGCATTTTAAGTACCTATTCTTTGCATTAGGAGTCTCAATAGAAGGCTGGAAACACTGCACACCTCTAATTGTGGTTGATGCAACTTTCCTTAAGAATGCATATGGAGGAACATTGATAATTGCTAGTGCACAAGATGCTGACAGACACATATTCCCACTAGCTTTTTCAGTAGTTGATTCTGAAAATGATGCATCATGGCAATACTTCATGGAAAAGCTCAAAGAATCATATGGGGAGCGTGAAGACCAATGCATAATTTCTGACAGACACGAAAGTATAGCAAAAGCAATGAAATCAGTATTCCCTAACTTGATGCATGGGGTATGTTGCTTCCATTTGttccaaaatataaaaacaagaTTCAGAAAAGGAGGAGATGATCTAAGAGATGCATTCTACTGTGCAGCAAAAGCATACAATCAAACTGACTTCGACGATTCCATGAGGGACTTAGACAACATTGATAGTAGAATTCGTCCTTACCTGACAAATGAAGTTGGCCTAGAAAAATGGACAAGGCTTTACAGCCCAAATAAACGCTACTCAACATTAACCTCCAACATCGCCGAGTCTGTGAACTCAGCATTGAAAGAAATCAGAGAGCTACCGATTGGAACACTGCTCGAATGTCTACGTTGCTTGGTTCAAAAATGGTCATGGGAAAACAAAAATAGAGCTTTGTCCACATTCACAACATTAGCAAAAGTACCAGAAAAGATACTAAAGGATAAACTGGAACGCAGTAAGAAACTAAAG GTGCAAACATCCAATCTTGTCATATACACAGTAAAAGAATTGCAAAACTCCTATATTGTGGATATCCAAAACAGAACATGCACGTGTCAACGATTTCAGTACGATGAAATGCCATGTTCTCACGCAATGGCTGTAATATCAAAAAGACACATGAAATGCTATGAGTATTGCTCATACTACTACACAAAAGAAGCATTTCTTGCAACATATGAAGGTTCTGTGTTACCAATAGGTGACCCAAAGACATGGGACTTGCCTGATAACATCAAACAACTTCAAGTATTGCCACCAATATACAAGAGACCAGCAGGAAGGCCAAAGAAACAAAGGTATAAAACTGCACTAGACAAAGCAACACAGAATAAATGTGCAAGATGCTTACAAAAAGGACACAACCGAAGGACTTGCAAAAATGATGCGGTCGAgccaaagagaaagagaaaaagagacaTTGAATAG